One Streptomyces sp. NBC_01217 genomic region harbors:
- a CDS encoding DEAD/DEAH box helicase encodes MTVVQLREHQVDQRSAFRKWVGFPARSSVPPQGARGTIVSATGSGKTITAAACALESFTDGRILVTVPTLDLLAQTSQAWRLVGHTAPMVAVCSLENDTVLGSLGVRTTTNPIQLALWAGQGPVVVFATYASLVDREDIDAPEGQRKVRGPLEAALAGGERLYGQQMTPFDLAIVDEAHGTAGDLGRPWAAIHDNARIPADFRLYLTATPRILAAARPQRGADGQEAEIATMADDPDGTYGAWLAELGLSEAIEREILAGFEIDVLEIRDPSPVLGESEEARRGRRLALLQTALLEHAAAYNLRTVMTFHQKVEEAAAFAEKLPETAAELYVNDASDDDLAAADRLPKSSIDAKFYELEAGRHVPPDRMWSAWLCGDHLVSERREVLRQFANGIDATNRRVHRAFLASVRVLGEGVDITGERGVEAVCFADTRGSQVEIVQNIGRALRLNRDGSTKVARIIVPVFLEPGEDPTDMVASASFRPLVAVLQGLRSHDERLVEQLASRALTSGKRKVHVQRDEDGRIVGAGGKSEGEDQEQDDTQAAAEAALLHFSSPRDAATIAAFLRTRVYRPESLVWLEGYQALIRWRAENEITGVYAVPYDVEVEVGVTKDFPLGRWVHQQRKALRAGELEERRKTLLDAPEAGMVWDPGEEAWENKLAALRSYRRATGHLAPRQDAVWGEGEAMVPIGQHLANLRRKGGLGKDADRAAERAQQLASVDEDWDCPWPLDWQRHYRVLADLVDADGQLPDIAPGVLFEGDDLGKWLQRQKNPGTWTQLSTEQQERLSKLGMQPDQAPSPAPAAARTTKSPSKAQQAFQRGLTALAQWVEREGVGRPVPRKAMETLPDGSETKLGIWYSNTKSRRNKLTAEQLDALRKLGVEWAV; translated from the coding sequence ATGACTGTCGTTCAGCTCCGAGAACATCAGGTAGACCAGCGGTCGGCGTTCCGAAAGTGGGTGGGATTCCCTGCAAGATCATCTGTGCCCCCTCAGGGTGCCCGGGGCACGATCGTGTCAGCGACCGGCTCGGGCAAGACGATCACTGCCGCCGCGTGCGCGCTGGAGTCGTTCACGGACGGCCGGATCCTCGTCACCGTCCCGACCCTGGACCTGCTCGCGCAGACCTCCCAGGCGTGGCGCCTGGTAGGCCACACCGCCCCGATGGTCGCGGTGTGCTCGCTGGAGAACGACACGGTGCTGGGCTCCCTGGGGGTGCGCACCACCACCAACCCGATCCAGCTCGCCCTGTGGGCCGGGCAGGGGCCGGTCGTCGTGTTCGCCACGTACGCCTCCCTCGTGGACCGCGAGGACATCGACGCACCCGAGGGCCAGCGGAAGGTTCGCGGGCCGCTGGAGGCCGCTCTGGCGGGCGGGGAGCGCCTGTACGGCCAGCAGATGACCCCGTTCGACCTCGCGATCGTGGATGAGGCCCACGGAACTGCCGGTGATCTTGGTCGGCCGTGGGCGGCGATCCACGACAACGCCCGCATCCCCGCCGACTTCCGCCTGTACCTGACCGCGACGCCGCGCATCCTGGCCGCGGCCCGGCCGCAGAGGGGCGCGGACGGCCAGGAGGCGGAGATCGCGACCATGGCCGACGACCCGGACGGCACGTACGGCGCGTGGCTGGCCGAACTGGGGCTCTCGGAGGCGATTGAGCGCGAGATCCTCGCCGGGTTCGAGATCGACGTGCTGGAGATCCGCGATCCCTCGCCCGTCCTCGGGGAGTCCGAAGAGGCCCGGCGCGGCCGGCGCCTGGCGCTCCTGCAGACCGCGCTCCTGGAGCACGCGGCGGCGTACAACCTGCGCACTGTCATGACGTTCCACCAGAAGGTGGAGGAAGCGGCCGCGTTCGCGGAGAAGCTGCCAGAGACCGCTGCCGAGCTGTACGTCAACGACGCCTCGGACGACGACCTAGCGGCCGCGGACCGGCTGCCGAAGTCGTCGATCGACGCGAAGTTCTACGAGCTGGAGGCCGGCCGCCACGTCCCGCCGGACCGGATGTGGTCGGCGTGGCTGTGCGGCGACCACCTCGTGTCCGAGCGGCGTGAGGTGCTGCGGCAGTTCGCCAACGGCATCGACGCCACCAACCGGCGCGTACACCGGGCGTTCCTCGCCTCCGTGCGCGTGCTCGGGGAGGGCGTGGACATCACCGGCGAGCGGGGAGTGGAAGCCGTCTGCTTCGCCGACACCCGCGGCTCCCAGGTCGAGATTGTGCAGAACATCGGCCGGGCGCTCCGGCTCAACAGGGACGGCTCCACCAAGGTGGCCAGGATCATCGTGCCGGTGTTCCTGGAGCCCGGCGAGGACCCCACCGACATGGTCGCCAGTGCCAGTTTCCGCCCTCTTGTAGCCGTCCTCCAGGGCCTCCGCAGTCATGATGAACGACTCGTTGAGCAGCTCGCCTCCCGCGCCCTCACCAGCGGGAAGCGCAAGGTCCACGTCCAGCGTGATGAGGACGGGCGGATCGTCGGGGCCGGCGGCAAGAGCGAGGGCGAAGACCAGGAGCAGGACGACACGCAGGCCGCCGCCGAAGCGGCCCTACTCCATTTCTCCAGCCCGCGCGACGCGGCGACCATCGCCGCGTTCCTGCGCACCCGGGTCTACCGGCCGGAGTCCCTGGTGTGGCTTGAGGGCTACCAGGCCCTCATCCGATGGCGGGCGGAGAACGAGATCACCGGCGTCTACGCCGTGCCCTACGACGTCGAGGTCGAAGTGGGGGTCACGAAGGATTTCCCCCTCGGGCGGTGGGTGCACCAGCAGCGGAAGGCGCTGCGGGCGGGTGAGCTGGAGGAACGGCGCAAGACCCTGCTGGACGCGCCCGAGGCCGGCATGGTCTGGGATCCCGGAGAGGAGGCGTGGGAGAACAAGCTCGCCGCGCTCCGGTCCTACCGGCGGGCCACGGGGCACCTTGCTCCGCGTCAGGACGCGGTCTGGGGCGAGGGCGAGGCGATGGTGCCTATCGGGCAGCATCTCGCCAATCTCCGGCGCAAGGGCGGTCTGGGCAAGGACGCGGACCGGGCGGCGGAGCGCGCGCAGCAGCTGGCCTCGGTCGATGAGGACTGGGACTGCCCGTGGCCGCTGGACTGGCAGCGCCACTACCGCGTCCTCGCGGATCTGGTCGACGCCGACGGCCAGCTGCCCGACATCGCACCTGGGGTGCTGTTCGAGGGTGATGACCTGGGCAAGTGGCTCCAGAGGCAGAAGAATCCGGGCACCTGGACACAGCTGTCGACCGAGCAGCAGGAACGGCTCTCGAAGCTGGGCATGCAGCCCGACCAGGCGCCGTCCCCCGCCCCGGCGGCGGCGCGTACGACGAAGAGTCCGAGCAAGGCGCAGCAGGCGTTCCAACGCGGCCTGACGGCCCTTGCGCAGTGGGTGGAGCGGGAAGGCGTGGGCCGACCGGTACCCCGGAAGGCGATGGAGACCTTGCCCGACGGAAGCGAGACCAAGCTCGGCATCTGGTACAGCAACACCAAGTCCAGGCGGAACAAGCTCACCGCCGAACAACTCGACGCACTACGCAAGCTCGGGGTGGAGTGGGCCGTGTAG